From the genome of bacterium, one region includes:
- the thiE gene encoding thiamine phosphate synthase, whose product MAKLYLISDAELDPEGMLALYDAAMLEGTGAFQLRVKDQDDAAFLRLAEEFVERCRKAGVPFIVNDRPDVALLVGAAGVHLGQRDLPVGRVRRLVGHGMLVGRTVRNPTQAGSAVQAGASYVALGPCFATPIKPDQRPVGIRILRQTVQTTDAPVCAIGGITPVNLREVLDAGPAYVAIVSAISRSDTPLQVKNFLLETMKRDEKRQQR is encoded by the coding sequence TTGGCCAAACTTTACCTGATAAGCGACGCCGAGCTCGATCCGGAAGGGATGCTCGCCCTTTACGACGCCGCGATGCTCGAAGGGACGGGCGCGTTCCAGCTCCGGGTCAAGGACCAGGACGACGCGGCTTTCTTACGTCTGGCGGAGGAGTTCGTCGAGCGGTGCCGGAAGGCCGGCGTGCCATTCATCGTCAATGACCGACCCGACGTCGCCCTGCTGGTCGGCGCCGCCGGGGTGCACCTGGGCCAACGCGACCTGCCCGTGGGGCGGGTTCGAAGGCTGGTCGGTCACGGGATGCTCGTCGGCAGGACGGTACGCAACCCGACACAAGCCGGCTCCGCGGTGCAGGCCGGGGCGAGCTACGTCGCCCTGGGACCCTGTTTCGCCACACCGATAAAACCGGACCAGAGGCCGGTTGGCATCAGAATACTCCGTCAGACGGTGCAGACGACCGATGCGCCGGTCTGCGCCATCGGGGGGATAACGCCGGTCAACCTCAGAGAGGTTCTGGACGCGGGGCCGGCTTACGTGGCAATAGTGTCGGCGATTTCACGCTCGGACACCCCGTTACAGGTGAAGAATTTCCTCCTGGAAACGATGAAGCGGGACGAGAAACGTCAACAGAGATAA